A single Amia ocellicauda isolate fAmiCal2 chromosome 9, fAmiCal2.hap1, whole genome shotgun sequence DNA region contains:
- the LOC136758765 gene encoding leukotriene B4 receptor 1: protein MKMNGSFSSDGNVTEPGEWAAGRTVASVILGLSFLVGTPGNLLVIWTILRHVQPRSHTVLLILNLAVADLLVLITLPLWIYSLADAWVFGEAACKAMVYVIYACMYSSVFLISTMSVERCVAILYPFALHGWRKEGVMAKVLVVILVLAFIFSIPVILTQRVDVTAGKEECTYRNYTSDSQEISCLVLETSVGFIFPFSILLVCYSQVGRRLKQMTLRNKHRSIALITSVVVAFAVLWFPHHVLNVLSVVSLLLEDSEALDDFLGSAFFLSGALAFISSCINPLLYSFAARRFQSSLKETKLSRLFQDIATNTSQFKGTASSLTSERQNAAELALDTVV from the coding sequence ATGAAGATGAACGGCTCGTTTAGCTCTGATGGCAACGTTACTGAGCCCGGGGAGTGGGCTGCAGGCCGAACAGTGGCCTCTGTGATCCTGGGCCTGTCTTTCTTGGTTGGCACTCCAGGGAACCTGCTGGTGATCTGGACCATCCTGCGACATGTCCAGCCACGCTCCCACACCGTGCTGCTCATCCTCAACCTGGCAGTCGCTGACCTTCTGGTCCTCATCACACTGCCCCTGTGGATCTATTCCCTGGCGGATGCCTGGGTGTTCGGGGAAGCCGCCTGCAAAGCCATGGTCTATGTCATCTACGCCTGCATGTACAGCAGCGTGTTCCTCATCTCCACCATGAGCGTGGAGCGCTGTGTGGCCATCCTGTACCCCTTCGCCCTGCACGGCTGGAGGAAGGAGGGGGTGATGGCCAAGGTGCTGGTTGTCATTTTGGTCCTGGCCTTCATCTTCAGCATCCCTGTCATCCTCACACAAAGGGTGGATGTGACAGCAGGGAAAGAAGAATGCACGTACCGGAACTACACTTCGGACAGCCAGGAGATTTCTTGCCTGGTGCTCGAGACCTCGGTGGGCTTTATCTTTCCCTTCAGCATCCTGTTGGTGTGTTATAGCCAGGTGGGGAGGCGGCTGAAGCAGATGACCCTCAGGAACAAGCACAGATCCATAGCTCTAATCACCAGTGTGGTGGTGGCCTTCGCCGTGCTCTGGTTTCCTCATCACGTGCTCAATGTGCTCAGTGTGGTCTCGCTGCTGCTAGAGGATTCGGAGGCCCTGGATGATTTCCTGGGTAGTGCATTCTTCTTATCTGGGGCACTGGCCTTCATCAGTAGCTGCATCAACCCCCTGCTGTACTCCTTTGCTGCCCGCCGGTTTCAGAGCAGCTTGAAGGAGACCAAGCTGTCCCGGCTTTTCCAGGACATTGCCACCAACACCTCCCAGTTCAAGGGGACGGCCAGCAGCCTGACTTCAGAAAGGCAGAATGCTGCTGAACTCGCTCTTgacactgtagtgtag
- the LOC136758763 gene encoding E3 ubiquitin-protein ligase AMFR isoform X1, with protein MPLLFLERFPWPSLKTYTALSALLLAGSFLSAYSTVTDPAYDTAEAEDTPFRTVSDQDPEVFNPEDGVASKVMRHLVSDSLFVWVLVNTACCFLMLIAKTIQCMVFGPLRVSERQHLKDKFWNFIFYKFIFIFGVLNVQTVEEVVMWCLWFAVLVFLHLMVQLCKDRFEYLSFSPTTPMSSHVRVLSLLVSMLLSCCGLAVVCGLVGYSHSMHTVAFMAAECLLVTVRTGHVILRYTIHLWDLNHEGTWENKGTYVYYTDFTMELALLSLDLMHHIHMLLFGNIWLSMASLVIFMQLRYLFHEVQRRIRRHKNYLRVIGNMEARFAVATPEELAANNDDCAICWDSMQAARKLPCGHLFHNSCLRSWLEQDTSCPTCRMSLNISEVNRARDERQREPLEDGIGAVPGPDARPHLNQHNHFFHFDGSRIASWLPSFSVEVMHTTNILGITQANNSQLNAMAHQIQEMFPQVPYHLVLQDLQLTRSVEITTDNILEGRIQVPFPTQVSLGAGLQAFPSTVKCIGICDCRALDSPALILPPACVFQPSERSALQAGPVSEEAGASGGNEAVPSEVEDFEARGSRFSKSAEERQRMLLQRKDELLQQARRRYLSKSPEDEDEDESLTSSESDVPGSDSLTLRRRMLAAAAERRIQRQQDRPQ; from the exons ATGCCTCTGCTCTTCCTGGAGCGCTTTCCCTGGCCCAGTCTGAAGACCTACACGGCCCTCAGTGCGCTGCTGCTGGCGGGCAGCTTCCTCAGCGCCTACAGCACAGTGACCGACCCGGCCTACGACACCGCGGAGGCCGAAGACACCCCTTTCAGAACCGTTTCCGATCAGGACCCTGAAGTGTTCAACCCAGAGGATGGAGTCGCCTCTAAAGTGATGCGACATCTGGTTTCGGACAGTTTATTCGTTTGG GTGCTTGTGAACACCGCTTGCTGTTTCCTGATGCTCATTGCAAAAACGATTCAGTGCATGGTCTTCGGCCCCCTGAGAGTCAGCGAGAGGCAG CACTTGAAGGACAAGTTCTGGAACTTCATCTTCTACAAGTTCATCTTCATCTTTGGGGTGCTGAACGTGCAGACCGTGGAGGAGGTGGTTATGTGGTGCCTGTGGTTTGCAGTGCTGGTCTTCCTGCACCTCATGGTCCAGCTCTGCAAGGATCGGTTCGAATAT TTGTCATTCTCTCCAACCACTCCGATGAGCAGCCATGTGCGTGTGCTGTCCCTGCTGGTGTCCATGCTTCTGTCCTGCTGCGGCCTGGCCGTGGTGTGCGGCCTGGTGGGATATTCACACAGCATGCACACTGTAGCCTTCATGGCTGCTGAG tgTCTGCTGGTCACTGTTCGTACAGGCCATGTCATCTTGAG ATACACCATCCATCTGTGGGACCTCAACCATGAAGGGACCTGGGAGAACAAGGGCACCTATGTGTACTACACTGACTTCACCATGGAGCTGGCCCTGCTGTCCCTGGACCTCATGCATCACATTCACATGCTG cTCTTCGGCAACATCTGGCTGTCGATGGCCAGCCTGGTGATTTTCATGCAGCTGCGCTACCTGTTCCACGAGGTGCAACGTAGGATCCGGCGCCACAAGAACTACCTCCGTGTCATTGGCAACATGGAAGCCAG GTTTGCAGTGGCCACTCCGGAAGAGCTGGCAGCGAACAACGATGACTGTGCCATCTGCTGGGACTCCATGCAGGCTGCGCGCAAACTGCCCTGCGGACATCTCTTCCACAA CTCCTGCCTGCGCTCCTGGCTGGAGCAGGACACCTCGTGCCCCACCTGCCGCATGTCCCTGAACATCAGTGAGGTGAACCGCGCACGCGACGAGCGGCAGAGAGAGCCGCTGGAGGACGGCATCGGCGCGGTGCCGGGGCCTGACGCTCGTCCACACCTCAACCAGCACAACCACTTCTTTCACTTTGATG GTTCCCGCATCGCCAGCTGGCTGCCCAGTTTCTCAGTGGAGGTGATGCACACCACCAACATCCTGGGAATAACACAGGCCAACAACTCCCAGCTCAACGCCATG GCCCATCAGATTCAGGAGATGTTCCCTCAGGTGCCGTACCACCTAGTACTGCAGGACCTGCAGCTGACGCGCTCTGTGGAGATTACCACTGACAACATCCTGGAGGGGCGCATACAGGTGCCCTTCCCCACACAGGTAAGCCTCGGTGCCGGCCTGCAAGCTTTTCCCAgcactgtaaaatgtattggtaTATGTGACTGTAGAGCTCTTGACAGCCCTGCCCTGATTCTACCCCCTGCCTGTGTGTTTCAGCCCAGTGAGCGTAGTGCCCTGCAAGCCGGCCCTGTGTCCGAGGAGGCGGGGGCCAGCGGAGGCAACGAGGCGGTGCCCAGCGAGGTAGAGGACTTCGAGGCCCGGGGCAGCCGCTTCTCTAAATCGGCAGAGGAGAGACAAAGGATGCTGCTGCAGAGGAAGGATGAGCTGTTGCAGCAGGCGCGCAG ACGGTACCTCAGCAAGAGCCCGGAagacgaggacgaggacgagAGCCTGACATCCTCGGAGAGCGACGTGCCCGGCTCGGACTCCCTCACGCTGCGGCGCAGGATGCTGGCGGCCGCGGCGGAGCGCAGGATCCAGAGGCAGCAGGACCGGCCGCAGTGA
- the LOC136758763 gene encoding E3 ubiquitin-protein ligase AMFR isoform X2, whose translation MPLLFLERFPWPSLKTYTALSALLLAGSFLSAYSTVTDPAYDTAEAEDTPFRTVSDQDPEVFNPEDGVASKVMRHLVSDSLFVWVLVNTACCFLMLIAKTIQCMVFGPLRVSERQHLKDKFWNFIFYKFIFIFGVLNVQTVEEVVMWCLWFAVLVFLHLMVQLCKDRFEYLSFSPTTPMSSHVRVLSLLVSMLLSCCGLAVVCGLVGYSHSMHTVAFMAAECLLVTVRTGHVILRYTIHLWDLNHEGTWENKGTYVYYTDFTMELALLSLDLMHHIHMLLFGNIWLSMASLVIFMQLRYLFHEVQRRIRRHKNYLRVIGNMEARFAVATPEELAANNDDCAICWDSMQAARKLPCGHLFHNSCLRSWLEQDTSCPTCRMSLNISEVNRARDERQREPLEDGIGAVPGPDARPHLNQHNHFFHFDGSRIASWLPSFSVEVMHTTNILGITQANNSQLNAMAHQIQEMFPQVPYHLVLQDLQLTRSVEITTDNILEGRIQVPFPTQPSERSALQAGPVSEEAGASGGNEAVPSEVEDFEARGSRFSKSAEERQRMLLQRKDELLQQARRRYLSKSPEDEDEDESLTSSESDVPGSDSLTLRRRMLAAAAERRIQRQQDRPQ comes from the exons ATGCCTCTGCTCTTCCTGGAGCGCTTTCCCTGGCCCAGTCTGAAGACCTACACGGCCCTCAGTGCGCTGCTGCTGGCGGGCAGCTTCCTCAGCGCCTACAGCACAGTGACCGACCCGGCCTACGACACCGCGGAGGCCGAAGACACCCCTTTCAGAACCGTTTCCGATCAGGACCCTGAAGTGTTCAACCCAGAGGATGGAGTCGCCTCTAAAGTGATGCGACATCTGGTTTCGGACAGTTTATTCGTTTGG GTGCTTGTGAACACCGCTTGCTGTTTCCTGATGCTCATTGCAAAAACGATTCAGTGCATGGTCTTCGGCCCCCTGAGAGTCAGCGAGAGGCAG CACTTGAAGGACAAGTTCTGGAACTTCATCTTCTACAAGTTCATCTTCATCTTTGGGGTGCTGAACGTGCAGACCGTGGAGGAGGTGGTTATGTGGTGCCTGTGGTTTGCAGTGCTGGTCTTCCTGCACCTCATGGTCCAGCTCTGCAAGGATCGGTTCGAATAT TTGTCATTCTCTCCAACCACTCCGATGAGCAGCCATGTGCGTGTGCTGTCCCTGCTGGTGTCCATGCTTCTGTCCTGCTGCGGCCTGGCCGTGGTGTGCGGCCTGGTGGGATATTCACACAGCATGCACACTGTAGCCTTCATGGCTGCTGAG tgTCTGCTGGTCACTGTTCGTACAGGCCATGTCATCTTGAG ATACACCATCCATCTGTGGGACCTCAACCATGAAGGGACCTGGGAGAACAAGGGCACCTATGTGTACTACACTGACTTCACCATGGAGCTGGCCCTGCTGTCCCTGGACCTCATGCATCACATTCACATGCTG cTCTTCGGCAACATCTGGCTGTCGATGGCCAGCCTGGTGATTTTCATGCAGCTGCGCTACCTGTTCCACGAGGTGCAACGTAGGATCCGGCGCCACAAGAACTACCTCCGTGTCATTGGCAACATGGAAGCCAG GTTTGCAGTGGCCACTCCGGAAGAGCTGGCAGCGAACAACGATGACTGTGCCATCTGCTGGGACTCCATGCAGGCTGCGCGCAAACTGCCCTGCGGACATCTCTTCCACAA CTCCTGCCTGCGCTCCTGGCTGGAGCAGGACACCTCGTGCCCCACCTGCCGCATGTCCCTGAACATCAGTGAGGTGAACCGCGCACGCGACGAGCGGCAGAGAGAGCCGCTGGAGGACGGCATCGGCGCGGTGCCGGGGCCTGACGCTCGTCCACACCTCAACCAGCACAACCACTTCTTTCACTTTGATG GTTCCCGCATCGCCAGCTGGCTGCCCAGTTTCTCAGTGGAGGTGATGCACACCACCAACATCCTGGGAATAACACAGGCCAACAACTCCCAGCTCAACGCCATG GCCCATCAGATTCAGGAGATGTTCCCTCAGGTGCCGTACCACCTAGTACTGCAGGACCTGCAGCTGACGCGCTCTGTGGAGATTACCACTGACAACATCCTGGAGGGGCGCATACAGGTGCCCTTCCCCACACAG CCCAGTGAGCGTAGTGCCCTGCAAGCCGGCCCTGTGTCCGAGGAGGCGGGGGCCAGCGGAGGCAACGAGGCGGTGCCCAGCGAGGTAGAGGACTTCGAGGCCCGGGGCAGCCGCTTCTCTAAATCGGCAGAGGAGAGACAAAGGATGCTGCTGCAGAGGAAGGATGAGCTGTTGCAGCAGGCGCGCAG ACGGTACCTCAGCAAGAGCCCGGAagacgaggacgaggacgagAGCCTGACATCCTCGGAGAGCGACGTGCCCGGCTCGGACTCCCTCACGCTGCGGCGCAGGATGCTGGCGGCCGCGGCGGAGCGCAGGATCCAGAGGCAGCAGGACCGGCCGCAGTGA
- the dpep2 gene encoding dipeptidase 2, translating to MAVWSCPPSQCSGFWFRPVELLFLSLLCTGSVATSLEERTLNLLSRERLIDGHNDLALKMRIIYDNQLSKVDLRKIPQTATDISRMQAGHIGAQVFSAYVMCTAQEKDAVRLTLEQVDLILRMCNEYEELELVTTAAGMRNTKKIACLISIEGGHSIDSSLPTLRMFYQLGVRSLALTHTCNTPWAESSSKIYPFYKRGNNSLTDFGKEVVLEMNRLGMLIDLSHSSKGTAWAVLNVSRAPVIFSHSSADAVCPHIRNVPDDLLLRMKETRGLIMVNLYSDFVACGQKGNISIVADHFDHIKKVAGAESIGIGGDYDGASGFPDGLEDVSKYPALIQELLSRGWSENELAGVLRNNFLRVFEEVEQVRDKSKRQLPSESQIPQSEAANPCRLVLRPPPINPRNHAAHPAVPWLFTVSAVCATLHSFLSGGSTI from the exons ATGGCTGTGTGGAGCTGCCCCCCATCCCAGTGCTCAGGTTTCTGGTTCCGGCCTGTGGAGCTGCTATTTCTCAGTCTGCTGTGCACAGGGTCCGTGGCCACCAGTCTGGAGGAGAGGACTTTGAACCTTCTGTCACGAGAACGCCTGATCGACGG GCACAACGATCTGGCGCTGAAGATGAGAATCATATACGATAACCAGCTGAGCAAGGTGGACCTGCGGAAAATCCCCCAAACTGCCACGGACATCTCTCGCATGCAGGCTGGACACATTGGAGCGCAG GTGTTTTCGGCCTATGTGATGTGCACGGCGCAGGAGAAGGACGCGGTGCGGCTCACCCTGGAGCAGGTGGACTTGATCCTCCGCATGTGCAATGAGTacgaggagctggagctggtcaCCACCGCTGCAG GCATGAGGAACACGAAGAAGATCGCCTGCTTGATCAGCATTGAGGGAGGGCACTCCATCGACAGCAGCCTGCCCACCTTGCGGATGTTCTACCAGCTGGGTGTGCGCTCCCTGGCACTCACGCACACTTGTAACACACCCTG GGCAGAATCATCCTCCAAGATCTACCCATTTTACAAAAGAGGAAACAACAGCCTGACTGATTTTGGGAAG GAGGTGGTGCTGGAGATGAACCGACTGGGCATGCTGATTGACCTGTCGCACAGCTCAAAGGGGACGGCCTGGGCGGTGCTGAATGTGTCCCGCGCCCCCGTCATCTTCAGCCACTCCTCTGCCGATGCGGTCTGTCCCCACATCCGCAACGTGCCCGATGACCTGCTGCTCAGAATG AAAGAAACACGTGGCCTGATCATGGTGAACCTGTACAGTGACTTTGTGGCCTGCGGACAGAAGGGCAACATCTCCATTGTAGCAG ACCATTTCGATCACATCAAGAAGGTGGCCGGTGCAGAGTCCATCGGGATCGGGGGAGACTACGACGGAGCCTCTGG GTTCCCCGACGGCCTGGAGGACGTGTCCAAGTACCCGGCCCTTATCCAGGAGTTGCTGAGCCGAGGCTGGAGCGAGAACGAGCTGGCAGGGGTCCTGCGCAACAACTTCCTGCGGGTGTTCGAGGAGGTGGAGCAG GTACGCGATAAAAGTAAACGGCAGCTTCCCAGCGAATCACAGATCCCGCAGTCAGAGGCTGCGAACCCGTGTCGGCTGGTCCTGCGCCCACCACCCATCAACCCCCGGAATCACGCTGCCCACCCCGCTGTGCCCTGGCTCTTCACCGTCTCTGCTGTGTGCGCCACCCTTCACTCCTTCCTCTCTGGTGGCAGTACTATATAA